One Antennarius striatus isolate MH-2024 chromosome 17, ASM4005453v1, whole genome shotgun sequence genomic window carries:
- the si:dkey-196h17.9 gene encoding uncharacterized protein si:dkey-196h17.9 isoform X2 — protein sequence MKTIPRMAAWWKRVRNAARKRFLKQRGSNATDGVFLTLQGLDQANEGLDQANEGFDQANEGLEQANEGLDQANEGLDQANEGLDQANEGLDQANEGFHQANEGLDQANEGLDQANEGLDQANEGLNASWAQTSCPSEVLPLLNPKQDSQAEVLPVAPEDGSWPGAHTELQNQRELVLLFIQNSVTQHLPRPPADVDQNVQQHLQNVQAFVCSQITSLGPHLDRMGLKGVLFECYHHQIIEHLNNLLQNLHSSQNFLVLTDWVMHSSLSQELLLHPDLQETDFMTHVDLLLLKAKEKLLEHVKGEVRRYLVKVLQIEERQKGCDEEEACIGLYVDTIQVREVCFQELLTFLRRYSKQQTELLGAKTKMETIETKHFFKTLKTCKELRKFVQDKGEDITKSLLQETMATLDNLQAFTLKLLQQIIGEMAKNHLKNYFKANAHRCSWFSAVENLFHRQSWCQDVLEEVVGEAYKLITHIYLKHLVQRSRRNLTKSWSPNVGEQVTRDAELLHKTFSGLAPGVHRWALLLLTVPELLEPEDTDGVKVTVAFSDWRRVSRAMIVF from the exons ATGAAGACGATTCCCCGGATGGCAGCCTGGTGGAAACGAGTCCGGAACGCCGCCAGGAAGCGTTTCCTGAAGCAGAGAGGCAGCAACGCCACAGACG GTGTATTTCTGACTCTCCAAGGGTTGGACCAGGCAAATGAGGGGTTGGACCAGGCAAACGAGGGGTTTGACCAGGCAAACGAGGGGTTGGAACAGGCAAACGAGGGGTTGGACCAGGCAAACGAGGGGTTGGACCAGGCAAACGAGGGGTTGGACCAGGCAAACGAGGGGTTGGACCAGGCAAACGAGGGGTTTCACCAGGCAAACGAGGGGTTGGACCAGGCAAACGAGGGGTTGGACCAGGCAAACGAGGGGTTGGACCAGGCAAACGAGGGGTTGAACGCTTCCTGGGCTCAGACCTCCTGCCCCTCCGAAGTTCTGCCCCTCCTGAACCCAAAGCAGGACTCTCAAGCTGAAGTTTTACCTGTGGCCCCTGAGGATGGATCCTGGCCTGGGGCCCATACAGAACTACAGAATCAGAGGGAGCTAGTTCTTCTCTTCATCCAAAACTCTGTGACCCAGCACTTGCCCAGGCCCCCCGCTGATGTGGACCAGAACGTCCAGCAGCACCTGCAGAACGTTCAAGCCTTTGTGTGTAGTCAAATAACAAGCCTGGGGCCCCACCTGGACAGGATGGGGCTGAAAGGAGTCTTGTTTGAGTGCTACCACCATCAGATCATTGAGCACCTCAATAATCTTCTCCAGAACCTTCACTCCTCCCAGAATTTCCTTGTGCTGACTGACTGGGTCATGCACTCATCCCTGAG CCAGGAGCTGCTGCTTCACCCTGATCTTCAGGAGACTGACTTCATGACACATGTGGACCTCCTACTGCTCAAAGCAAAAGAGAAGCTGCTTGAACATGTGAAG GGAGAGGTCAGAAGGTATTTGGTGAAGGTCCTGCAGattgaagaaagacaaaaaggtTGTGACGAGGAGGAGGCCTGCATTGGACTCTATGTGGACACCATTCAG GTCCGGGAGGTGTGTTTCCAGGAACTGCTGACATTCCTCAGGAG GTACTCCAAGCAACAGACGGAGCTCCTGGGAGCCAAAACCAAGATGGAAACCATAGAAACCAAACACTTCTTCAAGACCTTGAAGACCTGCAAAGAGCTCAG GAAGTTCGTACAGGACAAAGGTGAAGACATCACCAAGTCCCTTCTCCAGGAAACCATGGCAACGCTTGACAACCTGcaggcttttactttgaaactTCTGCAGCAAATTATTGGCGAGATGGCAAAG AATCACCTGAAGAATTACTTCAAGGCAAACGCCCACAGATGCTCCTGGTTCTCTGCAGTGGAGAACCTTTTCCATAGGCAGTCGTGGTGTCAGGACGTTCTGGAG gaggtggtgggggaggCCTACAAACTCATCACACACATCTACCTCAAACATCTTGTCCAACGCAGCCGGAGGAACCTGACTAAGTCCTGGAGTCCAAATGTAGGAGAACAAGTCACCAGAGATGCTGAGCTGCTTCACAAAACCTTTTCAGGCCTG gccCCGGGGGTCCATCGGTGGGCCCTCCTGCTGCTGACGGTCccagagctgctggagcctgAAGACACCGACGGGGTGAAGGTCACGGTGGCGTTCAGCGACTGGAGGCGAGTCAGTCGGGCGATGATTGTGTTTTAg
- the si:dkey-196h17.9 gene encoding uncharacterized protein si:dkey-196h17.9 isoform X1, giving the protein MKTIPRMAAWWKRVRNAARKRFLKQRGSNATDGVFLTLQGLDQANEGLDQANEGFDQANEGLEQANEGLDQANEGLDQANEGLDQANEGLDQANEGFHQANEGLDQANEGLDQANEGLDQANEGLNASWAQTSCPSEVLPLLNPKQDSQAEVLPVAPEDGSWPGAHTELQNQRELVLLFIQNSVTQHLPRPPADVDQNVQQHLQNVQAFVCSQITSLGPHLDRMGLKGVLFECYHHQIIEHLNNLLQNLHSSQNFLVLTDWVMHSSLSQELLLHPDLQETDFMTHVDLLLLKAKEKLLEHVKGEVRRYLVKVLQIEERQKGCDEEEACIGLYVDTIQCVEATPNEALKVSSTLSFEVREVCFQELLTFLRRYSKQQTELLGAKTKMETIETKHFFKTLKTCKELRKFVQDKGEDITKSLLQETMATLDNLQAFTLKLLQQIIGEMAKNHLKNYFKANAHRCSWFSAVENLFHRQSWCQDVLEEVVGEAYKLITHIYLKHLVQRSRRNLTKSWSPNVGEQVTRDAELLHKTFSGLAPGVHRWALLLLTVPELLEPEDTDGVKVTVAFSDWRRVSRAMIVF; this is encoded by the exons ATGAAGACGATTCCCCGGATGGCAGCCTGGTGGAAACGAGTCCGGAACGCCGCCAGGAAGCGTTTCCTGAAGCAGAGAGGCAGCAACGCCACAGACG GTGTATTTCTGACTCTCCAAGGGTTGGACCAGGCAAATGAGGGGTTGGACCAGGCAAACGAGGGGTTTGACCAGGCAAACGAGGGGTTGGAACAGGCAAACGAGGGGTTGGACCAGGCAAACGAGGGGTTGGACCAGGCAAACGAGGGGTTGGACCAGGCAAACGAGGGGTTGGACCAGGCAAACGAGGGGTTTCACCAGGCAAACGAGGGGTTGGACCAGGCAAACGAGGGGTTGGACCAGGCAAACGAGGGGTTGGACCAGGCAAACGAGGGGTTGAACGCTTCCTGGGCTCAGACCTCCTGCCCCTCCGAAGTTCTGCCCCTCCTGAACCCAAAGCAGGACTCTCAAGCTGAAGTTTTACCTGTGGCCCCTGAGGATGGATCCTGGCCTGGGGCCCATACAGAACTACAGAATCAGAGGGAGCTAGTTCTTCTCTTCATCCAAAACTCTGTGACCCAGCACTTGCCCAGGCCCCCCGCTGATGTGGACCAGAACGTCCAGCAGCACCTGCAGAACGTTCAAGCCTTTGTGTGTAGTCAAATAACAAGCCTGGGGCCCCACCTGGACAGGATGGGGCTGAAAGGAGTCTTGTTTGAGTGCTACCACCATCAGATCATTGAGCACCTCAATAATCTTCTCCAGAACCTTCACTCCTCCCAGAATTTCCTTGTGCTGACTGACTGGGTCATGCACTCATCCCTGAG CCAGGAGCTGCTGCTTCACCCTGATCTTCAGGAGACTGACTTCATGACACATGTGGACCTCCTACTGCTCAAAGCAAAAGAGAAGCTGCTTGAACATGTGAAG GGAGAGGTCAGAAGGTATTTGGTGAAGGTCCTGCAGattgaagaaagacaaaaaggtTGTGACGAGGAGGAGGCCTGCATTGGACTCTATGTGGACACCATTCAG TGTGTTGAAGCCACACCTAATGAAGCACTGAAGGTCTCCTCCACACTGTCTTTTGAGGTCCGGGAGGTGTGTTTCCAGGAACTGCTGACATTCCTCAGGAG GTACTCCAAGCAACAGACGGAGCTCCTGGGAGCCAAAACCAAGATGGAAACCATAGAAACCAAACACTTCTTCAAGACCTTGAAGACCTGCAAAGAGCTCAG GAAGTTCGTACAGGACAAAGGTGAAGACATCACCAAGTCCCTTCTCCAGGAAACCATGGCAACGCTTGACAACCTGcaggcttttactttgaaactTCTGCAGCAAATTATTGGCGAGATGGCAAAG AATCACCTGAAGAATTACTTCAAGGCAAACGCCCACAGATGCTCCTGGTTCTCTGCAGTGGAGAACCTTTTCCATAGGCAGTCGTGGTGTCAGGACGTTCTGGAG gaggtggtgggggaggCCTACAAACTCATCACACACATCTACCTCAAACATCTTGTCCAACGCAGCCGGAGGAACCTGACTAAGTCCTGGAGTCCAAATGTAGGAGAACAAGTCACCAGAGATGCTGAGCTGCTTCACAAAACCTTTTCAGGCCTG gccCCGGGGGTCCATCGGTGGGCCCTCCTGCTGCTGACGGTCccagagctgctggagcctgAAGACACCGACGGGGTGAAGGTCACGGTGGCGTTCAGCGACTGGAGGCGAGTCAGTCGGGCGATGATTGTGTTTTAg
- the LOC137610765 gene encoding tumor necrosis factor alpha-induced protein 2-like isoform X1, giving the protein MKLRPQPSETLSFLLIGRPGGRKHFKFPKFWGGQQGEAMKTPPQAGGRASPRKDEPQNAVPHLQQLLEAQCFCEASRLLIQTEERLFGGATEGGACRPLQEDRDQLALDYRCLQERVLQTLKLSLLPGGVSADALTSAVKAVQQEGARDGLWSQRDLTPPAWRPGGWKELHDATLRALVEQRLDDPSTPPGEGAGRSSVQTDIQSMGRQLRDDLLWVVQVVKACYPPEMSICGFYAAVYHQHLSARLRKVAEFVLEDDDCCFLLRWVNDLYPQILQNLLINTEINTEINTEINTEINTEELGKLLPADVLEPLEEQYLSKQQVSPGAAPCWTARVPLTPVIGLQEELTTYMGRVLEEAEEKWRKGEEPTREDGCFVSPVAYDVIQFIHGMVTSAEKVVGDALKAQNITRPLQDLMHRFQVLHSDIMRQGGASSRSFIKAHLGCIELFSDVLQNQNHLFPDGVRGACLSVLSDMRRSGHAHLLKPVHHALKPHYRKLGSSDWLNKPLFEGLLGRVEQQLQELQGSTELCHQKLIGQLHQEVAAEYVRRLLKGELKLKDRERQLKASTTVSLNAHALDSLFLRVGSKEDWLKDLLNQIAELLKLQDLPAIQMQVVSLGAAFPDLSEKHVSALLKLKTHLSRADRRVVKETLAQAQRETSRVVVRPFFSTF; this is encoded by the exons atgaagctccgcccacagccTTCAGAGACGCTCAGCTTCCTGCTGATCGGGAGACCCGGGGGGAGGAAGCACTTCAAATTCCCCAAGTTCTGGGGGGGTCAGCAAGGAGAAGCCATGAAAACCCCCCCACAGGCTGGTGGACGCGCCTCCCCCAGGAAAGACGAGCCCCAGAACG CGGTCCcccacctccagcagctcctggaggCCCAGTGCTTCTGTGAGGCCAGCCGGCTGCTGATCCAGACGGAGGAGCGTCTGTTTGGGGGGGCCACCGAGGGGGGGGCCTGCAGACCCCTCCAAGAGGACCGGGACCAGCTCGCCCTGGACTACAGATGCCTGCAGGAGCGCGTCCTTCAGACCCTGAAGCTGTCCCTCCTCCCGGGGGGGGTCAGCGCGGACGCCCTGACGTCTGCTGTGAAGGCCGTCCAACAGGAGGGGGCCCGGGACGGCCTGTGGAGCCAGAGggacctgacccccccagccTGGAGGCCCGGCGGCTGGAAGGAGCTTCATGACGCCACCCTCCGTGCTTTAGTGGAGCAGCGATTGGACgatccatccaccccccccggggagggggcggggcgcTCGTCCGTCCAGACCGACATCCAGTCCATGGGGAGGCAGCTGAGGGACGACCTGCTGTGGGTGGTGCAGGTGGTGAAGGCCTGCTACCCCCCCGAGATGAGCATCTGTGGATTCTACGCCGCCGTGTACCACCAGCACCTCAGCGCCCGCCTCCGAAAGGTCGCAGAGTTCGTCCTGGAGGACGACGactgctgcttcctgctgcGCTGGGTCAACGACCTCTACCCCCA AATCCTCCAGAACCTGCTGATCAATACTGAGATCAATACTGAGATCAATACTGAGATCAATACTGAGATCAATACTGAGGAGTTGGGGAAGCTGCTGCCGGCAGACGTGCTGGAGCCTCTGGAGGAGCAGTACCTGAGCAAACAACAGGTGAGTCCaggtgctgccccctgctggacggcCCGGGTTCCTCTGACGCCTGTGATTGGTCTGCAGGAGGAACTGACCACCTACATGGGACGCGTCCTGGAAGAGGCGGAGGAGAAGTGGAGGAAAGGGGAGGAGCCAACCAGAGAGGACGGCTGCTTCGTCAGCCCCGTGGCCTATGATGTCATCCAG TTCATCCACGGCATGGTGACGTCAGCTGAGAAGGTGGTTGGAGACGCGCTGAAGGCCCAGAACATCACACGGCCGCTCCAGGACCTGATGCACAG GTTCCAGGTCCTCCACAGCGACATCATGAGGCAGGGCGGGGCCAGCAGCAGGTCCTTCATCAAGGCCCACCTGGGCTGCATCGAGCTGTTCAG TGACGtcctccagaaccagaaccacctgTTCCCCGACGGCGTGAGGGGGGCGTGTCTGAGCGTCCTGTCCGACATGAGGCGGTCTGGACACGCACACCTGCTGAAGCCCGTCCACCACGCCCTGAAG CCTCACTACCGTAAGCTGGGGAGCAGCGATTGGCTGAACAAGCCGCTGTTTGAGGGGCTGCTGGGGagggtggagcagcagctgcaggagctgcagggtTCCACAGAACTCTGCCACCAG AAGCTGATTGGTCAGCTGCACCAGGAGGTGGCAGCAGAGTACGTGAGGAGGCTCCTGAAGggggagctgaagctgaaggaCCGGGAGCGTCAGCTGAAGGCCTCCACCACCGTCAGCCTCAACGCCCACGCTCTGGACTCGCTGTTCCTGAGGGTG gGGTCGAAGGAGGACTGGCTGAAGGATCTCCTCAACCAGATCGcggagctgctgaagctgcaggacCTCCCCGCCATCCAGATGCAGGTGGTGTCGCTGGGAGCGGCGTTCCCTGACCTCAG CGAGAAACACGTGTCGGCCCTCCTGAAGCTGAAGACACACCTGTCCAGAGCCGACAGGAGAGTCGTCAAGGAGACGCTGGCGCAGGCTCAGAGGGAAACCAGCCGCGTGGTCGTCCGGCCGTTCTTCTCCACGTTTTAA
- the LOC137610765 gene encoding tumor necrosis factor alpha-induced protein 2-like isoform X2 — MKLRPQPSETLSFLLIGRPGGRKHFKFPKFWGGQQGEAMKTPPQAGGRASPRKDEPQNAVPHLQQLLEAQCFCEASRLLIQTEERLFGGATEGGACRPLQEDRDQLALDYRCLQERVLQTLKLSLLPGGVSADALTSAVKAVQQEGARDGLWSQRDLTPPAWRPGGWKELHDATLRALVEQRLDDPSTPPGEGAGRSSVQTDIQSMGRQLRDDLLWVVQVVKACYPPEMSICGFYAAVYHQHLSARLRKVAEFVLEDDDCCFLLRWVNDLYPQILQNLLINTEINTEINTEINTEINTEELGKLLPADVLEPLEEQYLSKQQEELTTYMGRVLEEAEEKWRKGEEPTREDGCFVSPVAYDVIQFIHGMVTSAEKVVGDALKAQNITRPLQDLMHRFQVLHSDIMRQGGASSRSFIKAHLGCIELFSDVLQNQNHLFPDGVRGACLSVLSDMRRSGHAHLLKPVHHALKPHYRKLGSSDWLNKPLFEGLLGRVEQQLQELQGSTELCHQKLIGQLHQEVAAEYVRRLLKGELKLKDRERQLKASTTVSLNAHALDSLFLRVGSKEDWLKDLLNQIAELLKLQDLPAIQMQVVSLGAAFPDLSEKHVSALLKLKTHLSRADRRVVKETLAQAQRETSRVVVRPFFSTF, encoded by the exons atgaagctccgcccacagccTTCAGAGACGCTCAGCTTCCTGCTGATCGGGAGACCCGGGGGGAGGAAGCACTTCAAATTCCCCAAGTTCTGGGGGGGTCAGCAAGGAGAAGCCATGAAAACCCCCCCACAGGCTGGTGGACGCGCCTCCCCCAGGAAAGACGAGCCCCAGAACG CGGTCCcccacctccagcagctcctggaggCCCAGTGCTTCTGTGAGGCCAGCCGGCTGCTGATCCAGACGGAGGAGCGTCTGTTTGGGGGGGCCACCGAGGGGGGGGCCTGCAGACCCCTCCAAGAGGACCGGGACCAGCTCGCCCTGGACTACAGATGCCTGCAGGAGCGCGTCCTTCAGACCCTGAAGCTGTCCCTCCTCCCGGGGGGGGTCAGCGCGGACGCCCTGACGTCTGCTGTGAAGGCCGTCCAACAGGAGGGGGCCCGGGACGGCCTGTGGAGCCAGAGggacctgacccccccagccTGGAGGCCCGGCGGCTGGAAGGAGCTTCATGACGCCACCCTCCGTGCTTTAGTGGAGCAGCGATTGGACgatccatccaccccccccggggagggggcggggcgcTCGTCCGTCCAGACCGACATCCAGTCCATGGGGAGGCAGCTGAGGGACGACCTGCTGTGGGTGGTGCAGGTGGTGAAGGCCTGCTACCCCCCCGAGATGAGCATCTGTGGATTCTACGCCGCCGTGTACCACCAGCACCTCAGCGCCCGCCTCCGAAAGGTCGCAGAGTTCGTCCTGGAGGACGACGactgctgcttcctgctgcGCTGGGTCAACGACCTCTACCCCCA AATCCTCCAGAACCTGCTGATCAATACTGAGATCAATACTGAGATCAATACTGAGATCAATACTGAGATCAATACTGAGGAGTTGGGGAAGCTGCTGCCGGCAGACGTGCTGGAGCCTCTGGAGGAGCAGTACCTGAGCAAACAACAG GAGGAACTGACCACCTACATGGGACGCGTCCTGGAAGAGGCGGAGGAGAAGTGGAGGAAAGGGGAGGAGCCAACCAGAGAGGACGGCTGCTTCGTCAGCCCCGTGGCCTATGATGTCATCCAG TTCATCCACGGCATGGTGACGTCAGCTGAGAAGGTGGTTGGAGACGCGCTGAAGGCCCAGAACATCACACGGCCGCTCCAGGACCTGATGCACAG GTTCCAGGTCCTCCACAGCGACATCATGAGGCAGGGCGGGGCCAGCAGCAGGTCCTTCATCAAGGCCCACCTGGGCTGCATCGAGCTGTTCAG TGACGtcctccagaaccagaaccacctgTTCCCCGACGGCGTGAGGGGGGCGTGTCTGAGCGTCCTGTCCGACATGAGGCGGTCTGGACACGCACACCTGCTGAAGCCCGTCCACCACGCCCTGAAG CCTCACTACCGTAAGCTGGGGAGCAGCGATTGGCTGAACAAGCCGCTGTTTGAGGGGCTGCTGGGGagggtggagcagcagctgcaggagctgcagggtTCCACAGAACTCTGCCACCAG AAGCTGATTGGTCAGCTGCACCAGGAGGTGGCAGCAGAGTACGTGAGGAGGCTCCTGAAGggggagctgaagctgaaggaCCGGGAGCGTCAGCTGAAGGCCTCCACCACCGTCAGCCTCAACGCCCACGCTCTGGACTCGCTGTTCCTGAGGGTG gGGTCGAAGGAGGACTGGCTGAAGGATCTCCTCAACCAGATCGcggagctgctgaagctgcaggacCTCCCCGCCATCCAGATGCAGGTGGTGTCGCTGGGAGCGGCGTTCCCTGACCTCAG CGAGAAACACGTGTCGGCCCTCCTGAAGCTGAAGACACACCTGTCCAGAGCCGACAGGAGAGTCGTCAAGGAGACGCTGGCGCAGGCTCAGAGGGAAACCAGCCGCGTGGTCGTCCGGCCGTTCTTCTCCACGTTTTAA